A single Pseudomonadota bacterium DNA region contains:
- a CDS encoding M23 family metallopeptidase, whose amino-acid sequence MTLHRRRRALAAVALLLCAVSTALVSLRTIQAEAASFDADGPCRRAPRPLPFVHAREGWWKAIVGEAADEPCALGRIGAGIRAGVLADLLARVRRVEADARVTSTFYEPRPGRLHSGYDIGLDAGTPVPCAWSGRVKSITPWYGAQTGITVVTQGIEVTYGHLSPEVKVGDEIVAGQTVGRVVYDHVDVKMYADGAYIDYAVVNPFVDPRFTDLANGVAAALDSRLLATAPRPLRVTFAARPTI is encoded by the coding sequence ATGACTCTTCACCGCAGACGTCGCGCTCTCGCGGCTGTCGCTCTGCTTCTCTGCGCCGTGTCGACCGCACTGGTCTCGCTGCGCACCATCCAGGCCGAGGCGGCCTCGTTCGATGCGGACGGGCCTTGTCGGCGCGCCCCGCGTCCTCTGCCGTTCGTGCATGCGCGCGAGGGCTGGTGGAAGGCGATCGTGGGAGAGGCCGCCGACGAGCCCTGCGCGCTCGGACGGATCGGGGCTGGCATACGGGCGGGGGTGCTCGCAGATCTGCTCGCGCGCGTGCGCCGCGTGGAAGCAGATGCTCGCGTGACCAGCACGTTCTACGAGCCTCGTCCCGGACGGCTCCACAGCGGCTACGACATCGGTCTTGACGCGGGCACTCCGGTGCCGTGCGCCTGGAGCGGCCGCGTGAAGAGCATCACGCCCTGGTACGGCGCCCAGACCGGCATCACGGTGGTGACGCAGGGCATCGAGGTCACCTACGGCCATCTCTCTCCCGAGGTCAAGGTCGGTGACGAGATTGTGGCCGGGCAGACCGTCGGGCGCGTCGTGTACGATCACGTAGATGTGAAGATGTACGCCGACGGCGCCTACATCGATTACGCTGTCGTGAATCCGTTCGTCGACCCGCGCTTCACCGATCTGGCCAATGGTGTCGCCGCGGCCCTCGACAGCCGTCTTCTTGCAACAGCCCCGCGACCGCTGCGCGTGACCTTCGCGGCGCGCCCCACCATCTGA